In Ancalomicrobiaceae bacterium S20, the following proteins share a genomic window:
- the lnt gene encoding apolipoprotein N-acyltransferase, producing MVLAWGWRRAGLAIGAGALAAGAMAPLNAFPVLWIALPVLVWLVDGSVEVRASGALARVWPAFRTGWQFGFGYFLAGLWWIGAAMTVDLAQFGWMIPIAVPGLAAGLAIFFGLGVVIARIGWTESPWRIVALAIGLSLSEFLRGVVLTGFPWNALGYGLAANVPMMQIGAVVGLPGMTFLAALLFAAPAALADRGGRRFFIGCAVLFGLVVGFGFLRLAMVAGTPAAGDVAGVKLRIMQPSVDQWKKWRPDYREEIVARYLALSSGKAVDDKAGVAVPAGTGLDGITHLIWPESAFPFLLMNEPAALASIAQLIGDKTTLITGAIRAAPPGPGETTTRYYNSVFAIGANASILGAYDKVHLVPFGEYLPFQETLESYGIRQLTHLRGGFSAGSAVQTLRVPGTPPFSALVCYEAIFPGAIVDEADRPEWLVNVTNDGWFGLTPGPWQHLQQARLRAVEEGLPLVRAANTGISAVVDAFGHIRATLSLGEAGVLDAALPAAAPRTPYSRYGNWVFLTMIIVATTLVSFRAIKLFR from the coding sequence GTGGTGCTGGCGTGGGGCTGGCGACGCGCCGGCCTCGCGATCGGCGCGGGTGCGCTCGCCGCGGGCGCCATGGCGCCGCTCAATGCCTTCCCCGTGCTCTGGATCGCGCTGCCCGTTCTGGTCTGGCTCGTCGATGGTTCGGTCGAGGTGCGCGCCTCCGGTGCGCTCGCGCGCGTCTGGCCGGCGTTCCGGACCGGCTGGCAGTTCGGCTTCGGCTACTTTCTGGCAGGCCTGTGGTGGATCGGCGCGGCGATGACCGTCGATCTCGCCCAGTTCGGCTGGATGATCCCGATCGCCGTGCCCGGCCTCGCGGCGGGGCTCGCGATCTTCTTCGGCCTCGGCGTGGTGATCGCGCGGATCGGCTGGACCGAGAGCCCATGGCGCATCGTCGCACTGGCGATCGGGCTGTCGCTGTCGGAATTCCTGCGCGGCGTCGTGCTGACCGGCTTTCCCTGGAATGCGCTCGGCTATGGGCTCGCGGCCAATGTGCCGATGATGCAGATCGGCGCCGTCGTTGGCCTGCCGGGCATGACCTTTCTCGCCGCGCTGCTGTTCGCCGCCCCGGCCGCGCTCGCCGATCGCGGCGGCCGGCGGTTCTTCATCGGCTGCGCGGTGCTGTTCGGGCTGGTGGTCGGGTTCGGCTTCCTGCGGCTCGCCATGGTCGCGGGCACGCCGGCGGCCGGCGATGTCGCGGGCGTCAAGCTCCGGATCATGCAGCCGTCGGTCGACCAGTGGAAGAAGTGGCGGCCGGACTACCGCGAAGAGATCGTCGCACGCTATCTGGCGCTGTCGTCCGGCAAGGCTGTCGACGACAAGGCCGGGGTCGCGGTGCCCGCCGGCACGGGGCTCGACGGCATCACGCATCTGATCTGGCCCGAATCAGCCTTCCCGTTCCTGCTCATGAACGAGCCGGCGGCGCTGGCGTCGATCGCGCAGCTGATCGGCGACAAGACGACACTGATCACCGGCGCGATCCGTGCCGCGCCGCCGGGGCCGGGCGAGACGACCACGCGCTACTACAATTCGGTGTTCGCGATCGGCGCCAACGCCTCGATCCTCGGCGCCTACGACAAGGTCCATCTGGTGCCGTTCGGCGAATACCTGCCGTTCCAGGAGACGCTGGAGTCCTACGGCATTCGCCAGCTCACGCACCTGCGCGGCGGCTTCAGCGCGGGATCGGCGGTACAGACGCTGCGTGTGCCCGGCACGCCGCCCTTCAGCGCCCTGGTCTGCTACGAGGCGATCTTCCCGGGCGCGATCGTGGACGAAGCCGACCGGCCGGAGTGGCTGGTCAATGTCACCAATGATGGCTGGTTCGGCCTGACGCCGGGGCCGTGGCAGCACCTCCAGCAGGCGCGGCTGCGCGCCGTCGAGGAAGGATTGCCGCTCGTTCGCGCCGCTAACACTGGAATATCAGCAGTTGTCGATGCTTTCGGGCATATCCGGGCCACACTGTCCTTGGGTGAAGCTGGAGTCCTCGACGCGGCTCTCCCCGCCGCTGCCCCGCGGACACCTTATTCCCGATATGGCAATTGGGTATTCCTGACGATGATCATAGTGGCAACAACGCTGGTGTCGTTCAGAGCAATTAAACTTTTCCGATAG
- a CDS encoding helix-turn-helix transcriptional regulator: MASKKSPNPIDIHVGSRVRLRRMMLGMSQEKLGEHLGITFQQIQKYEKGTNRIGASRLQAIARVLSVPVAFFFEDAPGLPPVAGNQGFDEPQQTSYVVDFLSSAEGLSLNKSFVRIKDPKVRRKVVDLVRTLAGEED; this comes from the coding sequence ATGGCCAGTAAAAAATCCCCGAATCCCATCGACATACACGTCGGCAGCCGCGTCCGGCTGCGCCGCATGATGCTCGGCATGAGCCAAGAAAAGCTCGGCGAGCATCTCGGCATCACGTTCCAGCAGATTCAGAAGTACGAGAAGGGCACCAACCGCATCGGCGCGAGCCGCCTGCAGGCGATCGCCCGCGTGTTGAGCGTTCCGGTCGCCTTCTTCTTCGAAGACGCACCCGGCCTGCCGCCGGTGGCCGGCAACCAGGGCTTCGACGAGCCGCAGCAGACGTCCTACGTCGTGGACTTCCTGTCCAGCGCCGAGGGCCTGTCGCTCAACAAGTCCTTCGTCCGCATCAAGGATCCGAAAGTGCGCCGCAAGGTCGTCGATCTCGTCCGGACGCTCGCCGGCGAGGAAGACTGA
- the metK gene encoding methionine adenosyltransferase, whose amino-acid sequence MARPSYLFTSESVSEGHPDKVCDRISDEVVDAFFRIGPELGWDPAHLRVACETLATTNRVVIAGETRGPAQITKDLVAHLARLAIRDIGYEQDGFHWETASIDVHLHAQSAHIAQGVDAAGNKDEGAGDQGIMFGYACRETPELMPAPIYYSHKILKLLAEVRKSGKESALEPDAKSQVTVAYENGKPVRATQIVVSTQHAVGLSSAEVAEIVKPYATAALPEGWVDDKTVWHINPTGKFEIGGPDGDCGLTGRKIIVDTYGGAAPHGGGAFSGKDPTKVDRSAAYAARYLAKNVVAADLADRATIQLAYAIGVSDPLAIYVDLHGTGRVEEAKLEKALREVMSLTPRGIRTHLDLNKPIYARTSSYGHFGRAAEADGGFSWEKIDLVHALRTAVGV is encoded by the coding sequence GTGGCGCGCCCGTCTTACCTTTTCACCAGTGAATCCGTTTCCGAAGGCCATCCGGACAAGGTTTGCGACCGCATCTCCGACGAGGTCGTCGATGCGTTCTTCCGCATCGGACCGGAGCTCGGCTGGGATCCGGCGCATCTGCGCGTCGCCTGCGAGACGCTCGCGACCACCAACCGCGTGGTGATCGCCGGTGAGACCCGTGGTCCGGCCCAGATCACCAAGGATCTGGTCGCCCATCTCGCCCGTCTCGCCATCCGCGACATCGGCTACGAGCAGGACGGCTTCCACTGGGAAACGGCCTCGATCGACGTGCACTTGCACGCGCAGTCGGCCCACATCGCGCAGGGCGTCGATGCGGCCGGCAACAAGGATGAAGGCGCCGGCGACCAGGGCATCATGTTCGGCTACGCCTGCCGCGAGACGCCGGAGCTGATGCCGGCGCCGATCTACTATTCGCACAAGATCCTCAAGCTCCTCGCCGAGGTCCGCAAGTCGGGCAAGGAGAGCGCGCTCGAGCCCGACGCCAAGAGCCAGGTCACCGTCGCCTACGAGAACGGCAAGCCGGTCCGCGCGACCCAGATCGTGGTGTCGACCCAGCACGCCGTGGGCCTCTCCTCCGCCGAGGTCGCCGAGATCGTCAAGCCCTATGCCACCGCCGCCCTGCCCGAGGGCTGGGTCGACGACAAGACGGTCTGGCACATCAACCCGACCGGCAAGTTCGAGATCGGTGGCCCGGACGGCGACTGCGGCCTGACCGGCCGCAAGATCATCGTCGACACCTACGGCGGCGCGGCGCCGCACGGCGGCGGCGCCTTTTCGGGCAAGGATCCGACCAAGGTCGACCGTTCGGCGGCCTATGCCGCGCGCTATCTGGCCAAGAACGTGGTCGCGGCCGATCTCGCCGACCGGGCGACGATCCAGCTCGCCTACGCGATCGGCGTCTCCGATCCGCTGGCGATCTATGTCGACCTGCACGGCACCGGCAGGGTCGAGGAAGCCAAGCTCGAAAAGGCGCTGCGCGAGGTGATGAGCCTGACGCCGCGCGGCATCCGCACGCACCTCGACCTCAACAAGCCGATCTATGCGCGCACCTCGTCCTACGGCCATTTCGGCCGCGCGGCCGAGGCGGACGGCGGTTTCTCCTGGGAGAAGATCGATCTCGTCCACGCGCTGCGCACCGCGGTCGGCGTCTGA
- a CDS encoding tRNA (guanine(46)-N(7))-methyltransferase TrmB, with translation MSGSNDGSAERAAAFYGRRKGKALRPGHASLMDDLLPRLAIVLASPAPARLSGLFSAPVDEVWMESGFGGGEHLIATAEANPSVGFIGAEPFVNGMAKALAAIDDRDLGERIRLHHFDSVPLLDWLPDASLGRFYLLYPDPWPKTRHWKRRFVGRDNLDRIARVLRPGAEFRFASDWAHYVDWTLRHILAHPAFEWTATTSADWKEPWAGWPGTRYEAKAIREGRTPAYIIARRR, from the coding sequence ATGAGCGGGAGCAACGACGGTTCGGCCGAACGCGCCGCCGCCTTCTACGGCCGGCGCAAGGGCAAAGCGCTCCGGCCGGGCCATGCCTCGCTCATGGACGACCTGTTGCCGCGGCTCGCGATCGTTCTCGCGAGCCCGGCGCCCGCTCGTCTCAGCGGCCTGTTCTCCGCGCCGGTCGACGAAGTCTGGATGGAGAGCGGCTTCGGCGGCGGCGAACACCTGATCGCGACCGCCGAGGCGAACCCGTCCGTCGGCTTCATCGGCGCCGAGCCCTTCGTCAACGGCATGGCCAAGGCGCTCGCCGCGATCGACGACCGCGATCTCGGCGAGCGCATCCGCCTGCACCATTTCGACAGCGTGCCGCTGCTCGACTGGCTGCCGGATGCCTCGCTCGGCCGCTTCTACCTGCTCTATCCCGATCCCTGGCCGAAGACGCGGCACTGGAAGCGCCGCTTCGTCGGCCGGGACAATCTCGACCGCATCGCGCGCGTGCTGCGCCCGGGCGCCGAGTTCCGTTTCGCCAGCGACTGGGCGCACTACGTCGACTGGACGCTGCGCCACATTCTCGCGCACCCGGCCTTCGAGTGGACGGCCACGACCTCGGCCGACTGGAAGGAGCCCTGGGCCGGCTGGCCGGGCACGCGCTACGAGGCGAAGGCGATCCGCGAAGGCCGCACACCGGCCTACATCATCGCGCGCCGGCGCTGA
- a CDS encoding pyridoxal phosphate-dependent aminotransferase, with protein sequence MPRHASALVHRVSGRGAHAWRIHEQAIAAERRGEDTVILSVGDPDCRSPEAVAAAAKAAIDAGDTHYTPSGGRPQLRAEIARRHEARTGEVVAERNVMITSGAQNALFFAAACLLDPGDRVAVIEPAYVTYPATIEWTGAVIDYVVSPPERGFAFDAAALEAAIRPETRAIVFANPNNPTGGVLTRAELESIADIAVRHDLWIVVDEVYADLVFEGTFVPMASVAAARGRTVTVSSLSKSHAMTGWRMGWMVAPPALIKDALLVAQAMLYGLPGFIQEGALAALTSAADAPAEMTALYRRRRDIMVGELGRVRGLAVLSPQAGMFAMIDVSGTGLDGAGFAEALWAEEKVSVLDGSAFSPTARDFVRLSFAAADERIAEGARRIRRFVERRLAAAA encoded by the coding sequence ATGCCGCGTCATGCGTCCGCGCTCGTTCATCGCGTTTCCGGCCGTGGTGCGCATGCCTGGCGCATCCACGAGCAGGCGATCGCGGCCGAGCGACGCGGCGAGGACACGGTGATCCTGTCGGTCGGCGATCCGGATTGCCGCTCGCCGGAGGCCGTGGCCGCCGCCGCCAAGGCCGCCATCGATGCCGGCGATACCCATTACACGCCGTCCGGCGGCCGCCCGCAGTTGCGCGCCGAGATCGCCCGCCGCCACGAGGCGCGCACGGGCGAAGTGGTCGCCGAGCGGAACGTGATGATCACCTCCGGCGCCCAGAACGCGCTGTTCTTCGCGGCCGCCTGCCTGCTCGACCCCGGCGACCGGGTCGCGGTGATCGAGCCGGCCTACGTGACCTACCCGGCCACGATCGAATGGACCGGCGCGGTGATCGACTATGTCGTGTCGCCGCCGGAGCGCGGCTTCGCCTTCGATGCGGCCGCGCTGGAGGCCGCGATCCGGCCGGAGACCCGCGCGATCGTCTTCGCCAATCCGAACAATCCGACCGGCGGCGTGCTGACCCGCGCCGAACTGGAGTCGATCGCCGACATCGCGGTGCGTCACGATCTCTGGATCGTGGTCGACGAGGTCTATGCCGATCTGGTGTTCGAGGGCACGTTCGTGCCCATGGCGTCGGTTGCGGCCGCGCGCGGCCGCACCGTGACCGTGTCGAGCCTGTCGAAGAGCCACGCCATGACCGGCTGGCGCATGGGCTGGATGGTCGCGCCGCCGGCGCTGATCAAGGACGCCCTGCTGGTCGCGCAGGCGATGCTCTATGGCCTGCCCGGCTTCATCCAGGAGGGCGCGCTCGCGGCGCTGACGAGCGCGGCCGACGCGCCGGCCGAGATGACCGCGCTCTACCGCCGCCGCCGCGACATCATGGTCGGCGAGCTCGGCCGGGTCCGCGGCCTCGCGGTGCTGTCGCCGCAGGCCGGCATGTTCGCGATGATCGACGTCTCCGGCACCGGGCTCGACGGCGCCGGCTTCGCCGAGGCGCTATGGGCCGAGGAGAAGGTCTCGGTGCTCGACGGCTCGGCCTTCAGCCCGACCGCGCGCGACTTCGTGCGCCTGTCCTTTGCCGCCGCCGACGAACGCATCGCCGAGGGCGCGCGCCGTATCCGCCGCTTCGTCGAACGCCGGCTTGCGGCAGCGGCCTGA
- a CDS encoding molybdopterin-synthase adenylyltransferase MoeB, which produces MLSSDELERYARHIVLKDLGGPGQQKLKAARVLVIGAGGLGAPAILYLAAAGIGTIGIVDDDTVSLSNLQRQVIHATADVGRPKVDSAADHVGRINPHVTVETHAVRLGPANVGALVAAYDLVIDGSDNFETRYTVSDACFHAKKPLVTAAVSEYDGSLTTLLPHMTDAEGRPNPTYRCLFPEAPPAGLVPSCAVAGILGALVGVMGSLQALEALKLIAGIGEPLVGRLLLIDARSMRFETIGYRWNPRNPLNGASSQGVEA; this is translated from the coding sequence TTGCTCTCGTCCGACGAACTGGAACGCTACGCCCGCCACATCGTGCTCAAGGATCTCGGCGGTCCGGGGCAGCAGAAGCTCAAGGCCGCGCGCGTGCTGGTGATCGGCGCGGGCGGGCTCGGCGCGCCGGCGATCCTCTACCTCGCGGCGGCAGGAATCGGCACGATCGGCATCGTCGACGACGACACGGTGTCCCTGTCCAATCTGCAGCGGCAGGTGATCCATGCGACCGCCGACGTCGGCCGGCCGAAGGTCGACAGCGCCGCCGACCATGTCGGACGCATCAACCCGCATGTGACAGTCGAGACCCACGCCGTGCGGCTCGGTCCCGCCAATGTCGGGGCCCTGGTCGCGGCCTATGATCTGGTGATCGACGGCTCGGACAATTTCGAGACGCGCTACACGGTCTCGGACGCGTGCTTTCACGCCAAGAAACCGCTCGTGACCGCCGCCGTGTCCGAATACGACGGCTCGCTCACCACCCTGCTGCCGCACATGACCGACGCGGAAGGCCGGCCGAACCCGACCTATCGCTGCCTGTTCCCGGAGGCGCCGCCGGCCGGACTGGTGCCGTCCTGCGCCGTCGCCGGCATCCTCGGGGCGCTGGTCGGGGTGATGGGGTCGTTGCAGGCGCTGGAAGCGCTGAAGCTGATCGCCGGGATCGGCGAGCCGCTGGTCGGGCGCCTCCTGCTGATCGACGCCCGATCGATGCGGTTCGAGACGATCGGCTATCGCTGGAACCCGCGCAATCCCTTGAACGGCGCGAGCTCCCAAGGGGTCGAGGCGTGA
- a CDS encoding prephenate dehydratase, which produces MTGRKKIVFQGEPGANSHIACREVYPDFEAVPCATFEDCFAALENGSADLGMIPIENSIAGRVADIHHLLPRSDLHIIGEYFLPVRHQLMAIKGATLSGLEMVQSHPQALGQCREALRSMGLTPVVGADTAGSARQISELNDPKRGAIASRLAAEIYGLDILKQDIEDEAHNTTRFIILSREDLRAAYGVAPTMTTFVFKVRNVPAALYKALGGFATSGVNMTRLESYMIDGAFTATQFMADVEGHPDERGLALALQELGFFAEYRILGVYRSSPFRERMKDLDAARADRTKIKGM; this is translated from the coding sequence ATGACCGGCCGCAAGAAGATCGTGTTCCAGGGCGAACCGGGCGCCAACTCGCATATCGCTTGCCGCGAGGTCTATCCGGACTTCGAGGCGGTGCCCTGCGCGACCTTCGAGGATTGCTTTGCGGCGCTGGAGAACGGCTCGGCCGATCTCGGCATGATCCCGATCGAGAACTCGATCGCCGGCCGTGTCGCCGACATCCACCACCTGCTGCCGCGCTCCGACCTGCACATCATCGGCGAATATTTCCTGCCGGTGCGCCATCAGCTGATGGCGATCAAGGGCGCGACGCTCTCCGGCCTCGAGATGGTGCAGAGCCATCCGCAGGCGCTCGGCCAGTGCCGCGAGGCGCTGCGCTCGATGGGCCTGACCCCGGTGGTCGGCGCCGACACGGCCGGGTCGGCGCGCCAGATCTCCGAACTCAACGATCCGAAGCGCGGCGCGATCGCCTCGCGGCTGGCGGCCGAGATCTACGGTCTCGACATCCTGAAGCAGGACATCGAGGACGAGGCGCACAACACGACCCGCTTCATCATCCTGTCGCGCGAGGATCTGCGTGCCGCCTATGGCGTCGCGCCGACCATGACCACCTTCGTGTTCAAGGTCCGCAACGTGCCGGCCGCGCTCTACAAGGCGCTCGGCGGCTTTGCGACCTCCGGCGTCAACATGACCCGGCTCGAGAGCTACATGATCGACGGCGCCTTCACCGCGACCCAGTTCATGGCCGATGTCGAGGGCCATCCGGACGAGCGCGGCCTGGCGCTCGCGTTGCAGGAGCTCGGCTTCTTCGCAGAGTACCGCATCCTCGGCGTCTACCGGTCGAGCCCGTTCCGCGAGCGGATGAAGGACCTGGACGCCGCGCGCGCCGATCGCACCAAGATCAAGGGCATGTGA
- a CDS encoding cytochrome c family protein: MDSFELNKIAGAVLGACLFAMGLGIITDIIFDQPAPEKPGFMVAVAETKAGGDAGAKAAEVAPIAARLKTATADAGQKVFAKCASCHTPEKGAGNKVGPNLYGVVDRVKGSEAGFGYSGALADLGKQGQKWTYDDLDHFLANPGAVVKGTKMSFKGLDNPDDRAAVIMFLHSKADAPAPLPN; the protein is encoded by the coding sequence ATGGATTCCTTCGAGTTGAACAAGATCGCCGGTGCGGTGCTGGGCGCCTGCCTGTTCGCGATGGGTCTCGGAATCATCACCGACATCATCTTCGACCAGCCGGCGCCCGAGAAGCCGGGCTTCATGGTCGCGGTCGCCGAGACCAAGGCGGGCGGCGACGCCGGCGCCAAGGCCGCCGAAGTGGCGCCGATCGCGGCGCGCCTCAAGACCGCCACGGCCGATGCCGGCCAGAAGGTCTTCGCCAAGTGCGCCTCGTGCCATACCCCGGAGAAGGGGGCTGGCAACAAGGTCGGCCCGAACCTCTACGGCGTCGTCGACCGCGTGAAGGGCTCCGAGGCCGGCTTCGGCTATTCGGGCGCCCTCGCCGACCTCGGCAAGCAGGGCCAGAAGTGGACCTACGATGATCTCGATCACTTCCTCGCCAACCCGGGCGCGGTCGTGAAGGGCACCAAGATGTCGTTCAAGGGCCTCGACAACCCGGACGATCGTGCCGCGGTGATCATGTTCCTGCATTCGAAGGCCGATGCGCCGGCGCCGCTGCCGAACTGA
- a CDS encoding extracellular solute-binding protein, producing the protein MRHSAPRSICPHPIRSATLAILGFAAAFILPAGPSHAEDLPWRHGAALLGELKYPPDFKRFDYVNPDAPKGGTLRLSTDGTFDSFNPLIPKGNPAAGVGLIYEQLMTPSLDEVSTEYGEIAEALQYPPDFAWAKYRLRPEAKWHDGKPITPDDVVWSFEATVANNPSQAFYYRHVKKVEATGEHEVTFTFDQTGNRELPQIIGQLTVLPKHWWTGTGPDGQKRDITRTTLEIPLGSGPYRLKEFSPGRSVTYERVKDYWGKDLAVNVGQNNFDQIRYEYFRDDQVELEAFKGDNYDARFENSAKNWATAYDFPARQQGRVVLEKLTERGSGVMVGFVPNLRRPIFQDPRVRQALNLAMPFEDMNRTTFFGQYERISSYFYPTELGATGVPQGAELAMLNEAKDKGPIPAEVFTKPYMNPVAADATAERTNLREALKLLGEAGWTIEGTKLVNAKKEPFRIEFLMNGPTFERVGVRYREQLAKIGIDLTIRSVDSSQYQNRVRSRDFDLIYTGWGQSLSPGNEQNDFFGSEAADREGSRNYAGIKNPAIDYLIKRVIFAKDRTELVDATHALDRVLLWNHYVIPGWTTTATRMARWDRFSHPATLPKYSTGFPTIWWWDATKAAKTGAPK; encoded by the coding sequence ATGCGCCATTCCGCCCCGCGCTCGATCTGCCCGCACCCGATCCGGTCCGCCACGCTCGCCATTCTCGGGTTCGCCGCCGCCTTCATCCTGCCGGCCGGCCCGTCCCACGCGGAGGATCTCCCCTGGCGCCACGGCGCGGCGCTGCTCGGCGAGCTCAAGTATCCGCCGGATTTCAAGCGCTTCGACTACGTCAATCCGGATGCGCCGAAGGGCGGCACGCTCAGGCTTTCGACCGACGGCACCTTCGACAGCTTCAATCCGCTGATCCCGAAGGGCAATCCTGCCGCCGGCGTCGGGCTGATCTACGAGCAGCTCATGACGCCGTCGCTCGACGAGGTCTCGACGGAATACGGCGAGATCGCCGAGGCGCTGCAGTATCCGCCCGATTTCGCGTGGGCGAAGTATCGGCTTCGGCCCGAGGCCAAGTGGCACGACGGCAAGCCGATCACGCCCGACGACGTGGTGTGGTCGTTCGAGGCGACCGTCGCCAACAATCCGAGCCAGGCCTTCTATTATCGCCACGTGAAGAAGGTCGAGGCGACCGGCGAGCACGAGGTCACCTTCACCTTCGACCAGACCGGCAACCGCGAACTGCCGCAGATCATCGGCCAGCTCACCGTGCTGCCGAAGCACTGGTGGACCGGCACCGGGCCGGACGGCCAGAAGCGGGACATCACGCGCACGACGCTCGAAATCCCGCTCGGCTCCGGGCCCTACCGGCTGAAGGAGTTCAGCCCCGGCCGCAGCGTGACCTATGAGCGGGTGAAGGACTACTGGGGCAAGGATCTGGCCGTGAACGTCGGCCAGAACAACTTCGACCAGATCCGCTACGAGTATTTCCGCGACGACCAGGTCGAGCTCGAGGCCTTCAAGGGCGACAATTACGACGCCCGCTTCGAGAACTCGGCGAAGAACTGGGCGACCGCCTACGACTTCCCGGCCCGCCAGCAGGGCCGCGTGGTGCTCGAGAAGCTGACCGAGCGCGGCTCCGGCGTCATGGTCGGCTTCGTGCCGAACCTGCGCCGGCCGATCTTCCAGGATCCGCGCGTGCGGCAGGCGCTCAATCTGGCCATGCCGTTCGAGGACATGAACCGGACGACGTTCTTCGGCCAGTACGAGCGCATCTCCAGCTACTTCTACCCGACCGAACTCGGCGCGACCGGCGTGCCGCAGGGCGCCGAGCTCGCGATGCTGAACGAGGCCAAGGACAAGGGCCCGATCCCGGCCGAGGTGTTCACCAAGCCCTACATGAACCCGGTCGCGGCCGACGCGACCGCCGAGCGCACCAACCTGCGCGAGGCGCTGAAGCTGCTCGGCGAGGCCGGCTGGACCATCGAAGGGACGAAGCTCGTCAACGCCAAGAAGGAACCGTTCCGGATCGAGTTCCTGATGAACGGCCCGACCTTCGAGCGCGTCGGCGTGCGCTACCGCGAGCAGCTCGCCAAGATCGGCATCGACCTCACCATCCGCTCGGTCGACAGTTCACAGTATCAGAACCGCGTGCGGTCGCGCGATTTCGACCTGATCTACACCGGCTGGGGCCAGTCGCTGTCGCCCGGCAACGAGCAGAACGACTTCTTCGGCTCCGAGGCCGCCGACCGAGAGGGTTCGCGCAACTACGCCGGCATCAAGAATCCGGCGATCGACTATCTGATCAAGCGCGTGATCTTCGCCAAGGACCGCACCGAGCTGGTCGACGCCACCCACGCGCTCGATCGCGTGCTGCTCTGGAACCACTATGTGATCCCCGGCTGGACCACCACCGCGACCCGCATGGCGCGCTGGGACCGGTTCAGCCACCCGGCGACCCTGCCGAAATACTCGACCGGCTTCCCGACCATCTGGTGGTGGGATGCCACCAAGGCCGCCAAGACGGGGGCGCCGAAGTGA